The Coffea arabica cultivar ET-39 chromosome 8e, Coffea Arabica ET-39 HiFi, whole genome shotgun sequence genome window below encodes:
- the LOC113705086 gene encoding uncharacterized protein isoform X5, translated as MLIRRIGQRLLAAYGQNLRSLGLAELFEGSLPSGDVAALVYLWNPFTIVTCLGYNTTPIENLFIILSLYGACTGIAPVAAFGWVVATHLSLYPAILIIPIIVLLVRGLDAPPRKLFLQQLSSKAGNDSSSDRHVEALKAQPTPFSLRPVLAFIFWSLLWASYVLILCGIALKNSGGLWEMFERTYGFILTVKDLSPNIGVLWYFFAEVFEFFRNFFLIVCHANILFMILPLAIRLYHRPCFLAFVYMAISSILKSYPSVGDSALYLGLLALFANELAEMQFSFFLFCGYVGVSLLSPVMHNLWIWRGTGNANFYFATAMAYACFQQTVLSFAMRNISAFEIDCFHRLHLRWICLFGRSAGQGMGLGELRGVFGDMAYLIMLLNHFCTQVTEVVLVVESVSSMLNHDRKIRKLSTSMKA; from the exons ATGCTCATTCGTCGAATTGGCCAGAGGCTCCTAGCTGCATATGGTCAGAATCTAAGGTCACTTGGTCTTGCAGAACTGTTTGAAG GATCTCTACCTTCAGGTGATGTGGCTGCTCTTGTGTATTTATGGAACCCTTTCACAATAGTAACATGCTTGGGTTATAATACAACGCCGATAGAGAATCTTTTTATCATCTTATCCCTCTATGGAGCCTGTACAG GAATAGCTCCAGTTGCCGCTTTTGGATGGGTTGTGGCAACACATTTGTCTCTATATCCTGCAATTCTGATCATACCA ATTATTGTTCTGTTAGTCCGTGGTCTGGATGCACCACCAAGGAAATTGTTTTTACAACAGCTCTCATCGAAAGCTGGTAATGACAGCTCAAGTGATAGGCATGTTGAAGCTTTGAAAGCACAACCAACTCCTTTCTCATTGCGACCTGTCTTGGCCTTCATATTCTGGTCCTTGTTATGGGCATCATATGTACTGATTCTGTGTGGTATAGCATTGAAAAATTCTGGTGGTCTCTGGGAGATGTTCGAGAG GACCTATGGATTCATTCTCACTGTAAAAGATTTATCTCCAAATATAGGTGTACTATG GTACTTCTTCGCAGAAGTATTCGAGTTTTTCAGAAACTTTTTTCTAATAGTTTGCCATGCAAACATTTTGTTCATGATCTTGCCCTTGGCCATACGGTTATATCACCGGCCATGCTTTCTGGCTTTTGTTTACATGGCAATCTCCTCCATTCTTAAATCCTATCCTTCT GTTGGAGACTCAGCTCTGTACTTGGGTTTACTGGCATTGTTTGCCAATGAATTGGCAG aaatgcaattttcattCTTCCTCTTTTGTGGATATGTCGGAGTATCCCTACTTAGTCCTGTAATGCACAATCTATGGATATGGAGG GGTACTGGTAATGCAAATTTTTACTTTGCAACTGCTATGGCGTATGCTTGCTTTCAG CAAACTGTCTTGTCATTCGCAATGAGAAACATAAGTGCCTTTGAAATTGATTGTTTCCATCGCTTACATCTTCGTTGGATTTGCTTGTTTGGGAGGAGTGCGGGTCAGGGTATGGGGTTGGGTGAGCTCAGGGGTGTTTTCGGGGATATGGCCTACCTTATCATGCTCCTGAATCATTTTTGCACGCAAGTTACAGAG GTTGTCTTGGTAGTTGAGAGCGTGTCCTCCATGCTCAACCATGATAGAAAGATCAGAAAGCTAAGTACATCAATGAAAGCTTGA